AAAGTACTCTAGTCATCCATCAGCAGTAGTATATAAGTAAACAACTAAGGTAGCATAATCAATCTATTCACAtatgcacacatacatgcatgcaaacacatgcatgcaaacaCATGCGCGCCATTCTTCATAATTCATAACTGGATCAGTCTCATTCAGTGAAATACATTTGCTCTGCCAAATTACATAATCTGTGTTTcatttacacattaacatgcttccatttgaaacttcgaggtcttcatcagggattgacgcccgaccaaaggtaattgaagcccgacggagcgaagcgacggagggcttcaattagactttgggagggcgtcaatccacgatgaagaccgagaagtttcaaatggaagcatgttaatgttattgtaattcaatctgatgACGATCtatttcctgctttcatgcggttataaacagacagaattggttctgttctgttcacacactactttcagtccacctacctgcaaggatCAAGTCCCAaaaaatatgtctctgtattcctatcgtatcactttgctcctgttttgttttctttcacacacattttcccttcttttctggacagcaaactctaaaacaaattcttttcatcacaaaagcgatctttggaattgactgacgtagtccggaagaattcatgcatcaacttacgtcacgtattcgacgtcatcacttcgcatacctaaaggtctcggtatttcgttggccttcatatttcctacttgtaaaatgaccctcaaagctaaccgagactagttgaggctgtatcaatgcgcctcgccagcaggttgttaatggattttttagcgagtggttatcgacaattaatgaccggtaatttttaatgagttggggcattctgaccaatcacaggatctgtttcattaaaacgcaaacttgattgaattacaattctTATTAATCTTAACATTGTTTCATGCTTATTTTTTTTCccgttttatttgtttgtgaatgtATGCTGTTTATGAGTATGTGACAGCGAGCTGTGACAAAAAGCGTCACAAATGAGACATAACTTAGCAGAGGCTTGTTTACTATGTTAATGACCCTAGCTGTTCCAAGTTCTTTAGTAATTCGTTAACTATCTGGATCTAGTGTagtgctttatttttgtttattgttttgttcttttgctGTGTTGTTTAATGTGTATCATTTGTTACACGTGACAAAAATATGTTTACTTGCGTGACAAGAAACTGTTACAAATGTGACCTTAGGTAACAAAACCTGCCTTTAGTCAACTAACACAACTGAATGTTTAATGAGATCTTCAGTTTAAAGAAAAAATTTGTTTAATGATAGTACTTTAAATTCATCTTCATTGCCACTTTCGATACATTCTTTAATGTGTAACATTTGTGACTTGTGATGATGAATTGTGACTTGAAACTGTCACAAATGTGACCCAAGGTAACAAAGCCTGCTTTTTAAGAATTTCATGCAATTGAGTTTTTAATGTTATCATCagttcaaataaaaaaaaatgcttttggTAGTACTTTAAATTCACCTTTATTGCCACTTTTACTATACTGTTCAATGTGTAACATTTGTGACTTGAGACATGAAGTTGTGACATAAAACTGTCACAAATGTGACTGAAGATAATGAAACTTACGTTACCTGATATGAGATAACAGATTGTTTTACACTATGTTtagtttaaaacaagtcgcgtaaggcgaaaatacaacatttactagatttagtcaagtagctgtcgaactcacagaatgaaactgaacgcaatgccatttttcagcaagaccgtatactcgtagcatcgtcagtccaccgctcatggcaaaggcagtgaaattgacaagaagagcggggtagtagttgcgctaagaaggatagcacgcttttctgtacctctctttgttttaactttctgagcgtgtttttaatccaaacatatcatatctatatgtttttggaatcaggaaccgacaaggaataagatgaaagtgtttttaaattgattttgacaatttaattttgataataatttttatatatttaattttcagagcttgtttttaatccaaatataacatatttatatgtttttggaatcagaaaatgatggagaataagatgaacgtaaatttggatcgttttaaaaaattttttttttttttacaattttcagatttttaatgaccaaagtcattaattaatttttaagccaccaagctgaaatgcaataccgaagtccgggcttcgtcgaagattacttgaccaaaatttcaaccaatttggttgaaaaatgagggcgtgacagtgccgcctcaactttcacgaaaagccggatatgacgtcatcaaagacatttatcaaaaaaatgaaaaaaacgttcggggatttcatacccaggaactctcatgtcaaatttcataaagatcggtccagtagtttagtctgaatcgctttacacacacacacagacagacacacacacacacgcacgcacatacaccacgaccctcgtctcgattcccccctctacgttaaaacatttagtcaaaacttgactaaatgtaaaaaaagaggCTTTCTACAGGATAGCACTTTAAAGTAAATCTTCATTACCACTTTCAGCGTGTGTAGTTCTTGGTCACATTTGTGATGCGTGACAAAAACAATTGCTCCTGTCACAAGTCTAAGATATTGAAgggttctgtctgtctttatcttATATTAGATAATGAACATCTTGTATTATCATTGACAAATAAATCTGAGTGTTTTCCTcatttggttttttgttttgattgcgCACACCTGTAGGTAACATTTGTGACTGTGACttaaattgtgtttgttttttatctagaaatattattattttttaagaaCTTTCTTTTCTAAATTGCTCCACAAGGTGTCAAAACGCATAAAAGTACAGAAAACAGTAATTCTGTTTAATATTGTGGCAGTAATTGAACATTCTTTTCATAAGTTCTTATCACATGTCACAAATGTTACCaccttcatttttatatttagtcaagttttgactaaatattttaacatcgagggggaatcgaaacgagggtcgtggtgtatgtgcgtgtgtgtgtgtgtgtgtgtgtgtgtagagcgattcagactaaactactggaccgatctttatgaaatttgacatgagagttcctgggtatgaaatccccgaacgtttttttcatttttttgataaatgtctttgatgacgtcatatccggcttttcgtgaaagttgaggcggcactgtcacgccctcatttttcaaccaaattggttgaaattttggtcaagtaatcttcgacgaagcccggacttcggtattgcatttcagcttggtggcttaaaaattaattaatgactttggtcattaaaaatctgaaaattgtaaaaaaaaataaaaatttataaaacgatccaaatttacgtttatcttattctccatcatttgctgattccaaaaacatataaatattcggattaaaaacaagctctgaaaattgaatatataaaaattattatcaaaattaaattgtcgaaatcaatttaaaaacactttcatcttattccttgtcggttcctgattccaaaaacatatagatatgatatgtttggattaaaaacacgctcagaaagttaaaacaaagagaggtacagaaaagcgtgctatccttcatagcgcaactactaccccgctcttcttgtcaatttcactgcctttgccatgagcggtggactgacgatgctacgagtatacggtcttgctgcgttgcattgcgttcagtttcattctgtgagttcgacagctacttgactaaatattgtattttcgccttacgcgacttgtttgctaTATTTCCAAAAATATACAAATAATCACCAAAAAATGAATGAATTAAGTTAGCAGGGATGCCCACCAAAGCAatgacagaaaagaaaaaagtatgACAATGCTTTCATTTGGGGTGTACTGAAAAGGAACCTTTTGACATCTGGTCTACAAATCTAATTATTTCAATCTctattactattattatcaCAAAAACAATCCCCAacagacactctctctctctgcatcatTACAACATGTGATTATCACTGACCTGACATACGATTGAGTCTCCATCACACCAGCattgcacaaacacacagaccagGCACACCGACACCAGATCACACGTGCAGGCACACGAAAGAGTATCGAGGATATGCTTACATCACTTGTCAAAAAATTGAAGACGGTATTAGATTGATAAAGCACGTTCACCATTATGTTTAATAAAATTATAAACAAAAACAGCGTGGCAATGATGCCTACAAGATCATCAGTTCTTCCGCTCGATCGTAAAATCTGATACAAACACGAAAAAATACAGGGGAACATTGCGGATAATGTTTTATGATTTCAATTGAACATGTTCAAATGGCATGATTAAAGAACAGTTTCTCTTATTTCTGTCGATGtgtgtttaaaaataaaaaattatgagtttagttgttgttgtatttcGGAGAAAACCTACTTCCAGAAGTGCTGTCACTTGGAATGCTGAAACATGACGGTTTGATAAGTTGTCACAAGAGCTTCCGATAGTACATTAAAACTACTGTATAGTAGAACTAGGTAACGCGCAATATGCACCAAAATATGACTGATGCTGAAAGGGGATACAGGTAGCGAAAGGTTAGTGACACGCGTCCCCAATCGCACCGCTCGTCAGCTCTCCGCTGCAATCTCAGCCCTTGTCAACGCGCCGTGCATTCCCAAATGCTTGCCTTTTACATGCGCTTGGATCAGCCACTGGAAGACGCCTGACTACTCTCTGTGAAAACTGAGAATACATTCTGCAGACAAATCGTTATTTTCGTTCCTGAGGTAATTCAAAAAGTAACTCCTGTCGTTTCACATTTATTGTCTAATAAAAATCTAAGATGAGAGAGAAATTTAaattttacgccctcacggcaaagccatttaGGGCATATGTTCCCAGGTGTTACCCCGACTGAAGATGAGATACCCAGTTGTATGcatgtttaggtggtatcagccactTGCACCAATGGCAGAATGACGGAGGCCTTTTACGTTCCACTGTGGTGACTTGGGGTTAGGGCATGGATACCATctaagtctgcacataaagttgacccatgtctGTCCCGGCCTaaattcgaacccatgaccctaggataacaagtccagtgctctaccacctgagctacccccaccccccaaaaataaTGTAATGTTAGAGATCACATCATTTTATGTGACATGTTGACTCAGTGGTCCCCCTTTCACATCAGCTGCTCTGCACTAACAGAGTTGTCTGCCAGCCTAGAGGACGAGCTATTTATAGTAGTGCTATGTTTCTTGTATGTCGCCAGTTAGACACCTCcaagatatgttttgggagCTGTTTGTAAATGTGATGGGGTCTGACTGCAGTTTACTCCTGATACGCTCATGTGTACCGTTGAGTTTACATGGCGGTTTTTCATATATGTATCCCAACCTCACTCCTGTTTGACTGGCCTTGCCTCCAAAGTTGCTTCGGGCGTTTCACAcacttaaccccttcactgcctaCCCcatatgtaatacgtggtcattttcggtttgtcctacgcccataaccgtatctcatacgtgggatttgtgtcaacaacatttcaggacatttctgaaaactaaatgggaggtaaccactgtccaagtacttgcaggggttctaaacacagttctttcccacagaccgttcggataatgctgttatactgtggcagtgaaggggttaataatacatgtatactATTCAGTATATTGTTGATCATCACTATTCCATGGGGTAAAACAAAATGGGAAATTGAAGACTTTCCTCTTGAGTGTCTGTGTTTGAGAATGTGACATCCTTATTAAAGTCATTGGTGGCGATTTAGCTTGTATCAAGACACTGAAATTACAAATTTAGCATAGAACACCAGATTCCTATTGTTAGTTTTTTTCAAGAGTCTTCAAAATATTGTAGAACAGAGTCTATTATGGTTGGACACACCAGCGTCCAGACAAATGACTTGTGACACTGTATGATTACAGTCCCAGTGTGATCAGTGATCCACCAgacatgtttttgttgtgtgaACGGGTAGAAAATGTGAAGAGATCAGTCTTGAAAACTGCGGAGATGGGTACCAACACTTTGCTATTGCACAAGTTTAGAAAAaggtgacatgaatttgatgatTACATCTTTAATTGTATACACTGAAAACAACAGGagaacatttattttgttcttgGATTTTTGTACAGATAATCAAAATAAACTGGGTAATGTTGAAATGGTCGCCAACATCATTGATGTCGACATGTCAAAAATAATACATCTCTATAGGTTATTTTGCAGCTGCCTTTTAAGTAGGACCGGCAGGATCATGTGCGTCAGACATGTATTTACATGTGTAACGGTCAGAAGTGCTCTGCCATATAGTGTGGACACTGACGGTCAACATGCTGTAATGCATTCGCTGTTCATTGTATGAAAAGCACATATTGATAGCGCTTTTGGGCATTGTGCATAACATCTGAACAAGCAAAAAAGTAAGCAGGTTAAACCAGCAGACCAAGTAAATGCCATTTTGTTTTGTAGAAGTCCATTATGTTATTGTGTAGCCTGATTACAATGATTCTTATTGTCAATCTGTCTGAAGTGAGCTAAAAGTAGATTATTTGTAATGTGTCTATGCTAGGCATTTACACAGTACTGAGTGAGTTCTGTAATGCAGGAATGAAGTTGCCATCAGGAAATTGTGATTTGAAAGACTATTTCCTGATTATAAGGTTTCCTGAGTTCCCCAAAACAACCTAGGAGGGAAAACATTAGAAAAATCTAAACATGTAAAGGTCATCTCATTCCCAAGCAAGTTTTTCCTCATCTTGATAATTCTTGATTGTGATTTCTGTTTCAGATAAGTGATGCTTCTACATTAAGTTGGAGCACTCGCATCAAGCTGTTTGCTGTGTGCTTTATCCTTGGTGCTACACTGTCCATATTGGTATGTGTGAAAGTCTGTGCAGTTCAATTTAGGACAAatccatacatacatgtatatgctgttGACCTGATGAATCTTGGGGCTCATTGTGACACATTCTTTCATCATTGTTTTGAATGGTAGACATCCAAATCCAGCTAAATATCACTATCATGACTAACCTAACATGATAGCAACTTTCAGAAAAACTTTCAGTTGAGTTTGCTGGTGTTTGAGATACATGTACTCTGATTAATGTATCAAGTAAATGGAACAAATTTCACATcattaagtttttttttaatctgcttTTATTTAAAGATGGATAGAGCATTGGTATACACCATATTGTTTGTAACAGCATTTCAATCTTTTATGACTCTTTCAGAAAGGCAATTACGCGACCTGCCTTTTTGTACCAGTAATTGCTCCAATAATCAAGCAGCAACAAAACCGACTTTCATAAAGAATAATGTGCCTCTCAAATCAGGTGAAAGTCAAAAGATGCTGATGCATTAAACTGTTTCAATAAACAAGTAAAATTTTGCGTGGCCAAGAGAAAAAATGTGAATGGTTCAGATATTATTTCCTCTTGACCTTGAACGTTATTTTACCCAaccatcaaaaacaaaaataactaaACTCtattttgcagactttacaagGAAAGTTACTCTTCTCCGACATGCAGGGGACATACCTTGGCCGATTTCCAGCCAATTAATAGTCAAATGCACCTGTGCACACAAAAACTTCAATAAGTATTTTTTCAAAGGAACCGACCCACCAACCCTCCTTTTGTGGCCTTGTGACTGGAAACTAAAAAAAACATGTGAATGGGGAAAGCAAGGTAACAGGCCAGGAAAGTACAATTTTAGCTATGTTTAGCTATCCCTAAACCCACTTCATTGTTGCCCATGCATATGCTGCTGttcttatttttattattaatgTTTCAGGGAAGCTGCCTCTTGTTTTTGAGAAATGGATTTACAATATTTGGAATTCTCTACACTCTGGGAAATCTCCTGTCACTTGCCAGGTAAGATAATATCTCAGTATAGATTTATGAACagataatataaaaaaaaaaaaggtatgaagcacagctgaccagtctctaaCAAGCTGCCATGAAGCGGAAAGCTatcaaaattgtccgtgatccaATCCATCCTCTCAACACTTGTTTTGAAATTCTTCCTTCAGGTAAATGTTTTAAGGTCCCTTTGGCATGCAGAAAAacagtttaaaaagtcattaattccttctgcagtcaccattttaaattcttctcacATCATGTAGAGGCCGGTCAGAAGGGAAAAACAAAAAGTGtatgaaggtgtgtgtgtgtgtgagtgcgtgatCGAGTCCATGAGCAGTGTACATTTATCGATTGAGTGAGAGCTCTTTGGAGTTTAGAAAATTTGATTCTGTGATATATTCGTAATGTGATTGCTCTGCTCTGAAACCctaactcctgtgatatgagagggtaaatttacatagtgcaatattatatttgattgtgatagacTTAGAGACGTTTGACCTTATTTAGATTTTATCTGTAATTTTATCAAATGTAAAGATGACACCGACCGCACTCTGGTTCAATGTTATTGGAAATATGATAGGTGTGCTTGTTACTATatacgtgaacctatgttttatgtgtgttgtcgtATGAAATTgtttgttataatcgtttagggtgtgccgaagaaaattttccatttttatgtaatattttaatggtgctgttatttttgactcacatgcgaagcaaaagtgagtctatgtactcacccgagtcgtccgtccgtccggaaaactttaacgttggatatttcttggacactattcagtctatcagtaccaaatttggcaagatggtgtatgatgacaaggccccaaaaaacatacatagcatcttgaccttgcttcaaggtcaaggtcacaggggccataaatgttgtctaaaaaacagctatttttcccattttctctgaagtttttgagatttaatacctcacctatatatgatatatagggcaaagtaagccccatcttttgataccagtttggtttaccttgcttcaaggtcaaggtcacaggagctcttcaaagttggattgtatacatattttgaagtgaccttgaccctgaactatggaagataactgtttcaaacttaaaaattttgtggggcacatgttatgctttcatcatgagacacatttggtcacatatgatcaaggtcaaggtcactttgacccttatgaaatgtgaccaaaataaggtagtgaaccactaaaagtgaccatatctcatggtagaaagagccaataagcaccattgtacttcctatgtcttgaattaacagctttgtgttgcatgaccttggatgactcccgcagtggggcactgcggttatgaaattaaaggcccctcctgtttttggaaccgcaggagctttctagtttgctgttaggtagatttttggttcctctttcctgtcatgctctctttttcttcatgaattcttttcttttttctgccttcttgctcattcacctgtattttttccaaaaatctcttctcttgccgcttgtctcgtgattcatgtatagtttaatctgttagtgttctgatgtaagtccagcagtagataggttaagcctattttaacatactggaaactggtaatcttccagtaggtattaatttagttttactaaagcctgctgggacacaagtaatgggttagtgcatttgtaaacaggaatcgcttgacaagtggcccccttcatcccccccttcctcgtcctgatatggctctgcgtagtcggctggacgttaagcaacaaataaacaaacaaacaaaccttggatgaccttgacgggtcaaggtcacatgtattttggtaggaaaaatgtgtaaagcagttcttagtgtatgatgtcattgctaggtttaactgaaggtcaaggtcatgtaaaggtcaaggtcaagcatatgagtcgtatgggctttgcccttcttgttattgttattgttaaaacaaaaacaattattATGTGGGACAGTAGATTGCTCAGGGAAAAGTAAGCTTGCCTCTGCATTGGGTCCTGTTAATTTAACTGGAATCCAGGTTACATCACAGAGCTACATAGAGTGAAAAATATTCACCTCAGAGGAGAGGATCAGTACATGTTTTCCAACAAAATTATCTTTCAATCCGATCCAACGTGTCGACAAAAAGTATTACGCCAATTATTGTTTCACAGATACAAAAAAATATACATCTTATTTTAtgcttaaatttaaaaaggctcTTGTTTTTGGCTTCTAACGTATTTTTTCGATTGAAGATTTCTGTCAAAAGGGTCACGTCATAGTCACTGAAATGggaacaaccaaacaacatccaAAGAGttaaattaaaacaaatccaCACAAATTCATTATAGTCCAGATTAAGTAGTCTTTGCACACCAGAAGAAAGGCTTTTTATTTACCTATTCAGAGTAGGCTATTTTGAATAGCTATCTTGAATAGCTATCTAATGTCATTTTTACTGGTGATGCTGTCAAGAATGTAGAAGGTCTTGTATGATGTGGTTGGTGAATTTCTACTCTGGCAAATTTTGAGGGTCAATTATTTAATTTGAAACTTAGCTGTTTGTCAGGTTCATTTTAGGATAGCTTTTTGGGGGGTCCAATTTGGGGGTACCCTTGttcagggtttagcctgggagaaaaaggcaatgggacatttgtccccatCAAACAAATTttgatgggacatagtcgaaggcaagaagcgccaaagaggcctgtacgcgtgtTTGACCAATgttgcaaaatggtgcaatatagTGCTATCTGAGAATTAGCCACTATAtctgttatctgtgtgtgtatgtgtgtaatccgatgtaaagtgtacatttggtggcgcagtggtacgtaatctcaatgcgccttTTGAcacactgaagggaattgtgatgggacattttcagagtTTATGTGCCAATGGCGCAGAGTGCACTAGTCAATGAAACCCTGCTTGTTTGACTGTAACTTGACCCCTGCGACTGAGATCATCAACCCAAGATATACTTTCTGGCCTGTTTGGTACATATTTAATTTTGGTTTCTTAGCTGAGTGTGAACACATTTCGACATTGAACACGTTTGAAAGCGTATGCTACATAAAGTGTAAACTGTTTATACTAGCAagcgaagaagaaaaaactgttcatgatgatgatgatgtgctTGCAGCACGTGCTTCTTGATGGGGCCCATGAGTCAGCTGAAGAAGATGTTTGCAAAAACCAGAATTATCGCAACGCTTCTTGTGTTGGTCAGtctctttcagtttcacttATTTTTCTACCTTTTTAATTTTCTATGATGTAGTTTTGATGTGAGCCTTTATGAATTAAAAAGTGTCCTGCCTCTTGCTCAcatgaactgtgtgtgtttacagatgctgttaaaaaagcaaagaaagtattagtacatgtatgtattaatGGTACAGCTGCGTTTGTACAGCTCTACTGTGTTTGGTCTTTATTACACACCTTCTCAGATGTTATCATTGTCTGTACTGATTAATAAAACAATTGTGTTATCTGTGTCACAGCTGCTGTTGGTTCTGACCCTGGTTTGTGCATTTGCAGTGAGTATTGATTTGTTCCAAGATAGAAATTTTATAATTCTTTTTTGTTCTCTTTGGCCAGATGCATGTTCAGTTCACTGCTTTAAACTTAGGTTGTTTTATCCGCATTTTACATCTTAATGCTTAAAAAACACAAGATACCATTTGGgtgcatacttttttttctcaaagcaAAGCTATCTGACAAGGCCTGGTGAAGGAATGAATGTTTGAGAAACAGAGATTTCTCCAACTTTTGACCTGCTGCTATAACATGCTTGTGTATTGTGAGGTACCATATGTTGTCAAGATGAATGAACAGCTGGTACACGTGTTAAAAGATATATGTGGATCAGTTATTTAAGATTAAGCGTGATCCTTACTGGTTATTAGCTTTTGAACAAGATGGTATCTGTATCTAGACATACTTTTGTAGCAAGCTTTTGTAATGGgttgtgtacatttaaaaaGTGATATGTGATTTTAAGAAGAGacaaattttatttttgtacaaaaaATTTCGTTGAACTGATCATACTTTCAGTGAAGACAGTTTCAGTAACTGATTGGGTGTTTATGATGACTATAATATAGCCTGATTTTGAGCGCTTGATAGTCCCAGTAGTTAGTAGTGACTTTTGTAACAAAATAAGCAAAAGCTGCATAATTTGCTACAGATAAAGAACGGCGCTCTGACCATAGTGTGCTGCGTACTGCAGTTTCTGGCGCTAACCTGGTACTCTCTGTCCTACATCCCATATGCACGGTAAGTTCTTTTCAGTTGCAACTGCTGTTGGGCTTTGCTATTGTACAACAAGAAAGAGAGATCAATATTAGTCCCAAACTTGTGTAGCGTTGGGCAGCTAATCAGGTGTCCTTGAAAATCAATAGTTAATGCCTTTGTCTTTTATAGCTGAGGT
The sequence above is a segment of the Littorina saxatilis isolate snail1 linkage group LG3, US_GU_Lsax_2.0, whole genome shotgun sequence genome. Coding sequences within it:
- the LOC138962536 gene encoding vesicle transport protein SFT2A-like, with amino-acid sequence MDKLKRVLNGNEEDEDKGIVTQISDASTLSWSTRIKLFAVCFILGATLSILGSCLLFLRNGFTIFGILYTLGNLLSLASTCFLMGPMSQLKKMFAKTRIIATLLVLLLLVLTLVCAFAIKNGALTIVCCVLQFLALTWYSLSYIPYARDVVKKCFASCME